From Granulicella cerasi, a single genomic window includes:
- a CDS encoding MarR family winged helix-turn-helix transcriptional regulator has product MTLDPSTTTPSEQFPEYLNDLASFRYTLRKFLAFSEVASERAGIQAQQYQLMQVIASIPPEQHTSISYLSERMVLRHNSTVELVDRAERAGLVERRNDARDLRRSLVVLTPKGSQILRTLVKEHTEELKRYGSELLNSLQHVMEAVK; this is encoded by the coding sequence ATGACTCTCGATCCATCGACGACCACTCCTTCGGAACAGTTTCCGGAATACCTGAATGATCTTGCGTCTTTTCGTTACACGCTGCGTAAATTTCTCGCGTTCAGCGAGGTAGCGTCCGAGCGTGCGGGCATTCAGGCACAGCAGTATCAGTTGATGCAGGTAATCGCCTCCATTCCGCCGGAACAACATACGTCGATCAGCTATCTGTCGGAGCGTATGGTGCTGCGCCATAACTCGACGGTGGAGCTTGTCGATCGTGCTGAGCGCGCCGGCCTGGTGGAGCGCCGCAATGATGCGCGCGACCTCCGTCGCTCGCTCGTTGTGCTGACGCCCAAGGGATCGCAGATCCTGCGCACGTTAGTGAAGGAGCACACGGAAGAGCTGAAGCGTTACGGCAGCGAGCTTCTCAACTCCCTGCAGCACGTGATGGAAGCAGTGAAATAG